The Parashewanella spongiae genome has a window encoding:
- a CDS encoding M4 family metallopeptidase: protein MLFSKSVNLFILLAASNFISSLNAAQIVRLGADAQAASDGLNSPVQFQLDDETDFRINKTITLPNGKKKYRLQQYYQNVPVYGYSVTSNVATTNKLQAMSGNVVSQLVQNEGFSQPTISAQKALQLSRTQLADLENKSPIQSSANQKIYYPETKLWVYLDEEKQPHLTYLTSYLVYKPAMSRPMTLVDAHSGEILDQWEGILYEKVGTGMGGNIKTGQYQYGVDRPNLNITVSGASCSLENSHVKTVNLTHQAIIPDKLDAITYPCPEYQEATINGGFGTANDALFNGNIIYDMYQSWIKQAPIEGQLIMAVHYKTAYDNALWNGHQMLFGDGQRLFYPLVGIGISAHEISHGFTQFNSNLKSKGQAGAINESFSDMAGVAAKFYRDNQADFSIGGEIMKRMPAARYLDEPRKDGYSIDNVHQYRSGTNSHFASGIFNKAFYTLATSKGWTIKSAFQTFALANQLYWNIDSNFWDAACGVSKAAKDMEMNSDDVVHAFNVVGITPCEAPEAD, encoded by the coding sequence ATGCTATTTTCAAAGTCGGTAAATTTGTTTATCTTGTTAGCAGCGAGCAACTTTATCTCGTCATTAAACGCGGCACAGATTGTTCGTTTAGGTGCAGACGCTCAAGCTGCCAGTGATGGGTTAAATAGTCCAGTTCAATTTCAGCTTGATGATGAGACTGATTTTAGGATCAACAAAACCATTACCCTACCGAATGGCAAAAAGAAATATCGTCTTCAGCAGTATTATCAAAATGTACCAGTTTATGGCTATAGCGTCACCAGTAATGTAGCAACCACGAACAAGCTTCAAGCAATGAGTGGTAATGTAGTGTCTCAATTAGTCCAAAATGAAGGTTTTTCTCAGCCAACCATCAGCGCACAGAAAGCACTACAACTTTCCAGAACTCAGCTTGCAGATTTAGAGAATAAATCACCAATTCAAAGTTCGGCCAATCAGAAAATTTATTATCCTGAAACCAAACTGTGGGTTTATCTTGATGAAGAAAAGCAACCCCATCTCACTTACCTTACCTCATATTTAGTGTATAAACCTGCAATGAGCCGCCCCATGACACTTGTCGACGCGCACAGTGGCGAAATACTCGATCAATGGGAAGGCATACTCTATGAAAAGGTTGGAACTGGAATGGGGGGTAATATCAAAACTGGCCAATATCAATATGGCGTTGACAGGCCTAACCTCAATATTACTGTGTCAGGTGCTAGCTGCTCTTTAGAAAACTCACACGTAAAAACCGTTAACTTAACGCATCAAGCCATTATTCCTGACAAGCTTGATGCCATTACATACCCTTGCCCAGAATATCAAGAAGCGACCATCAATGGCGGCTTCGGAACGGCTAATGATGCACTGTTCAATGGCAATATTATTTACGATATGTATCAGTCATGGATAAAGCAAGCCCCCATTGAAGGTCAACTTATCATGGCAGTACATTACAAAACCGCTTACGACAATGCCTTGTGGAACGGCCATCAAATGCTCTTTGGTGATGGGCAGCGGCTATTCTACCCCCTTGTTGGCATAGGGATTTCAGCCCACGAAATCAGCCACGGTTTCACGCAGTTCAATTCTAACCTCAAGAGCAAAGGCCAAGCAGGTGCCATCAACGAGTCATTTTCCGATATGGCAGGCGTTGCAGCAAAATTTTATCGCGACAACCAAGCTGACTTTTCCATTGGTGGTGAAATAATGAAAAGAATGCCAGCGGCACGATATTTAGACGAACCTCGTAAAGACGGGTATTCGATTGATAATGTGCATCAGTATCGTTCAGGCACCAATTCTCACTTCGCCAGTGGCATCTTCAATAAAGCCTTTTATACCTTAGCGACGAGCAAAGGTTGGACGATTAAATCCGCTTTTCAAACTTTTGCTTTAGCTAACCAATTGTATTGGAATATTGACAGCAATTTCTGGGATGCTGCCTGCGGGGTATCAAAAGCAGCAAAAGATATGGAAATGAATAGCGACGATGTTGTTCATGCTTTTAATGTGGTCGGCATTACGCCGTGTGAGGCACCAGAAGCCGATTAA
- a CDS encoding M4 family metallopeptidase, which translates to MTLNKHWSLLATLISTSLSGSVFAADIIQLDTLPQTSINIQGFSQQGQLDHGTQFKVSKKVKLINGKTKYRLQQYYQDVPVFGFTVSAAKDHLGQYTQTRGNAVTNLPQDKSFVTPSITPEQAMAISMPISVLSSAIDEDNIENKETKLWVYLDENNVEHLVYITNYFVNGSQPSRPFTVVDAHSGIVLSQWDGLTTDKIGTGSGGNEKTGKYEYGVDYPNINVTQKGSTCYMNNEHVMTVDLSHWKFWNSWFNKPAVFDCPRHEEKTKKGAYGPVNDAQFFGGVIFDMYNDWFDAAPLDIKLVMRVHYWWGFENAMWNGKNMTFGDGNALFYPLVALDVTAHEVSHGFTEQNSGLIYKGQSGGMNEAFSDMAGEAAKFYMRGSNDFMVGADIVKDEARLGQALRYMDDPTKDGQSISSADDYNSSLNVHHSSGVYNKAFYTLANTEGWDTQSAFETFATANQLYWNANSSFKDGACGVLNAAIDLSRNVEDVLAAFAAVDIKAPCSH; encoded by the coding sequence ATGACACTCAATAAACATTGGTCGCTACTTGCTACGCTTATCAGTACTTCTTTATCAGGTTCCGTTTTCGCGGCTGATATTATTCAACTCGACACACTTCCTCAAACTTCCATTAACATTCAGGGATTCAGTCAGCAGGGACAACTTGATCATGGCACTCAATTTAAAGTCAGTAAAAAAGTCAAACTGATCAATGGCAAAACAAAATATCGTCTGCAACAGTATTATCAAGACGTACCTGTTTTTGGTTTTACGGTGAGTGCTGCTAAAGATCATTTAGGCCAATATACCCAAACCCGTGGCAATGCGGTAACCAACTTACCTCAAGACAAAAGCTTTGTGACACCGAGCATTACCCCAGAGCAAGCCATGGCGATTTCTATGCCCATCTCAGTGCTGTCTAGTGCAATTGATGAAGATAATATCGAAAACAAAGAAACCAAGCTGTGGGTTTATCTCGACGAAAATAACGTTGAACATCTCGTATACATCACGAACTATTTTGTTAACGGCTCACAGCCAAGTCGCCCCTTTACCGTGGTGGATGCACACTCAGGCATAGTACTTAGCCAGTGGGATGGATTAACTACAGATAAAATCGGTACTGGCTCAGGGGGAAATGAGAAAACCGGCAAGTATGAATATGGTGTGGATTATCCCAATATCAATGTCACTCAAAAAGGCAGCACTTGTTACATGAATAATGAACATGTGATGACGGTTGACTTATCTCACTGGAAGTTTTGGAATAGTTGGTTCAATAAACCAGCAGTCTTTGATTGCCCACGCCATGAAGAAAAAACCAAGAAAGGTGCTTACGGCCCCGTTAACGATGCGCAATTCTTTGGTGGGGTCATATTTGATATGTACAACGATTGGTTTGATGCCGCCCCACTAGATATCAAACTGGTTATGCGCGTGCATTATTGGTGGGGTTTTGAAAATGCAATGTGGAACGGCAAAAATATGACTTTCGGCGATGGTAACGCTCTTTTCTACCCTCTCGTGGCGTTAGACGTTACAGCACACGAAGTTAGTCATGGATTTACCGAACAAAACTCAGGCTTGATTTACAAAGGTCAATCTGGCGGCATGAATGAAGCCTTTTCTGACATGGCCGGTGAAGCCGCCAAGTTCTATATGCGTGGCAGCAATGATTTTATGGTAGGTGCTGACATCGTAAAAGATGAAGCAAGACTTGGGCAAGCATTACGCTACATGGACGACCCAACTAAAGATGGTCAATCAATTAGCAGCGCTGACGACTACAACTCAAGCCTAAATGTGCATCATAGTTCTGGGGTTTACAACAAGGCTTTTTATACTCTGGCAAATACTGAGGGCTGGGACACCCAAAGTGCTTTTGAAACCTTTGCGACCGCTAATCAGCTCTACTGGAATGCAAATAGTAGCTTTAAAGATGGTGCTTGTGGTGTCCTGAATGCCGCAATAGATTTGAGCAGGAACGTAGAAGATGTACTAGCAGCCTTTGCAGCTGTTGACATCAAAGCACCGTGTAGCCATTAG
- a CDS encoding gamma-butyrobetaine hydroxylase-like domain-containing protein → MTHIPTVTNLKLKRKSCQLEVTFDDGVTHQLSCEFLRVHSPSAEVQGHGDPILVTHKKMVNITHIEMVGHYGVKLVFDDGHNTGIYSWSVLYHLATQYESLWQIYLSRMSEAKASREAIIPMVVQYRS, encoded by the coding sequence ATGACACATATACCAACAGTCACAAACTTAAAATTGAAACGTAAAAGCTGTCAACTGGAAGTTACTTTTGATGATGGTGTAACTCATCAACTCAGCTGTGAATTTCTGCGGGTGCATTCACCATCAGCTGAAGTACAAGGACACGGTGATCCGATTCTTGTGACGCACAAAAAAATGGTCAACATTACTCACATTGAAATGGTTGGACATTACGGTGTCAAATTGGTGTTTGATGATGGTCATAACACAGGCATTTATTCATGGTCGGTGCTATATCACCTTGCTACTCAGTATGAGTCGCTCTGGCAAATTTACCTCAGTAGAATGTCAGAAGCAAAAGCATCACGAGAAGCGATAATTCCTATGGTTGTTCAATACCGTTCGTAA
- the hslU gene encoding HslU--HslV peptidase ATPase subunit — MSQMTPREIVHELDTHIIGQHKAKRAVAIALRNRWRRMQLDSDLRQEITPKNILMIGPTGVGKTEIARRLAKLADAPFIKVEATKFTEVGYVGKEVEQIIRDLTDSAIKLTREKQMKQVRHRAEEAAEERVLDALLPPVKDDWDQDSNKDSSTRQVFRKKLREGQLDDKEIEIDVASSPIGVEIISPPGMEEMTNQLQGMFQNMGQAPSKRKKLKIPDALKQLIEEEATKLVNQEDLKENAIELVEQHGIVFLDEIDKICKRGESSGPDVSREGVQRDLLPLVEGCTVNTKHGMVKTDHILFIASGAFQMSKPSDLIPELQGRLPIRVELSALSSDDFKRILTEPSASLTEQYVALMSTEGVTIEFTESGIDAIANASWQVNERTENIGARRLHTVMERLMEEISYEASDKSGETMTIDAEYVNGHLDNLVQNEDLSRFVL; from the coding sequence ATGTCTCAAATGACTCCACGTGAAATTGTTCACGAACTCGATACACACATCATCGGCCAACACAAAGCTAAACGTGCCGTAGCCATTGCATTACGTAACCGCTGGCGCCGGATGCAACTAGACAGTGATTTGCGTCAAGAAATCACACCAAAAAATATTTTAATGATTGGCCCAACAGGTGTCGGTAAAACTGAGATTGCCCGACGTCTGGCCAAATTAGCTGACGCGCCTTTTATTAAAGTCGAAGCCACTAAGTTCACCGAAGTGGGTTATGTCGGCAAAGAAGTTGAGCAAATCATTCGCGATTTGACTGATTCAGCAATCAAACTTACCCGCGAAAAGCAAATGAAGCAAGTGCGCCACCGTGCAGAAGAAGCAGCCGAAGAACGTGTGCTGGATGCATTATTGCCACCAGTTAAAGATGACTGGGATCAAGACAGTAATAAAGACTCTTCAACACGCCAAGTTTTTCGTAAAAAATTGCGTGAAGGTCAATTAGACGATAAAGAAATTGAAATTGATGTGGCCTCCTCTCCAATTGGGGTTGAGATTATCTCACCGCCAGGCATGGAAGAAATGACCAATCAGCTTCAAGGCATGTTCCAAAATATGGGACAAGCACCTTCTAAGCGTAAAAAGCTTAAAATCCCAGACGCGCTTAAGCAGCTTATCGAAGAAGAAGCCACCAAGCTTGTAAATCAAGAAGATCTTAAAGAAAATGCCATTGAACTCGTTGAGCAACATGGCATCGTCTTTTTAGATGAAATCGACAAGATATGTAAACGCGGTGAATCATCAGGTCCCGACGTATCCCGCGAAGGTGTTCAACGGGATTTACTGCCGTTGGTTGAAGGCTGTACCGTCAATACCAAACATGGCATGGTGAAAACCGATCACATATTGTTTATTGCTTCAGGTGCATTTCAGATGTCAAAACCATCTGACTTGATCCCTGAACTGCAAGGTAGATTGCCAATCCGAGTAGAATTAAGTGCTTTATCCTCCGATGATTTTAAACGCATTTTGACTGAGCCAAGTGCATCATTAACAGAGCAATATGTGGCCTTAATGTCGACTGAAGGTGTCACCATTGAATTTACTGAGTCAGGTATTGATGCCATCGCCAATGCATCATGGCAAGTGAACGAACGCACCGAGAACATTGGCGCACGTCGTTTACACACAGTGATGGAACGCTTAATGGAAGAGATATCTTATGAAGCTTCCGACAAGTCAGGAGAAACAATGACTATCGATGCTGAATATGTCAATGGTCACTTGGACAACTTGGTACAAAATGAAGATCTCAGCCGCTTCGTTTTATAA
- the hslV gene encoding ATP-dependent protease subunit HslV — translation MTTIVSVRRNNQVVIAGDGQVSLGNTVMKGNAKKVRRLYHEKVLAGFAGGTADAFTLFERFEAKLEMHQGHLLRSAVELAKDWRTDRMLRKLEAMLVVADGESSLIITGNGDVVQPEHDLVAIGSGGNFAQAAALALLENTELNAKDIAEKALTIAGDICVFTNQHKTIEALTY, via the coding sequence GTGACTACAATCGTTTCAGTCCGTCGTAACAATCAAGTTGTGATTGCTGGTGACGGTCAAGTTTCTCTTGGCAACACTGTAATGAAAGGCAATGCTAAAAAAGTGCGCCGCCTTTACCATGAAAAAGTACTCGCTGGTTTTGCTGGCGGTACCGCCGATGCATTTACTCTTTTTGAGCGTTTTGAAGCTAAGCTCGAAATGCATCAAGGCCACTTGTTACGTTCAGCGGTTGAATTAGCGAAAGACTGGCGTACCGATAGAATGTTGCGAAAATTAGAAGCCATGCTGGTGGTCGCTGACGGTGAAAGCTCGCTTATTATTACCGGTAATGGTGATGTTGTTCAACCAGAGCATGACTTAGTGGCAATCGGCTCGGGCGGAAATTTCGCTCAAGCGGCGGCGTTAGCATTACTCGAAAATACTGAACTAAATGCCAAAGACATTGCCGAAAAAGCATTGACCATCGCAGGCGATATTTGCGTATTCACCAATCAGCATAAAACGATTGAAGCACTTACTTACTAA
- a CDS encoding ankyrin repeat domain-containing protein, producing MAVSLWSRISPANWLGYHESEVDMPQAQVPENVANVKCFSTSAYANLDAFLGSGEFDQFRAEYINDIATLERLAIQYTSINPSEIAAILLTFKDRLFDRVHHKYNVFGLPIKQYRAMAYGEIRTQLHTSLWYIENDPSVTTAMKGKLLANMVVGLTECIGRVQSNVDGALQTLSQERKGFDGRIRNVKQTIAEQIAQEFLNAKQNKKALGFGSVYHIHFGNYLLNCVAHKYGLRVSKESGLHHGKNRVTPSIESEFKEYIENRLTHKATFDFLAEEYTQKFHCAFIEHVWGGTDKGYYDLAKLEGNTLEALKKELEKELLPALRTFTHKEAFGLSELLDNDSIADPVSPQQVQFNLKKALAVGLHLQMSGLKPTTFSVEREKGMARVICCLRTTGNYFAWLEIEGEAQLATFKHLPIIAKLKCSTSIKIELLRQALKDDSSDITELYRFVQSLTKFSEYIDLVLVVDSIREHLIKNQDQTVELIKAEKSYQTLKIMAALVQNNEALMLAVLAQNFKQNFKLTPSLLRYLNDQIMFVGLGTPRFSELKAAMMKLTSPNLELVISLAMINDDSMLLSFLLEHHTPKIGNYLTSANPLTLRRSAYILQMAFHLRSEQCFNLLIDHPKINVNQVDEHFGVTVLHKALDDSSDEYAKWLILKPRVNLFLLNQKGLTALIEARRNGYLESQICERMTSAFSEQSAVEPSNCECLPKHRECDTQHGNLTEQLEQLFEFMQKHRDFKSVYSILSPLLNDDASNELKNNIDILLSYWLDTRSELESQQMWIFLLAQSKLNFSVLESLKNATKAPELEQLILQTKAKQHLPLSREEITSLERNFLEFPESVTHCLWPEPCFQQILIHAISQNNLSLVKTLLHIKPTMNCNGTFETVTDKNRYYKFCTPLMYAMLVGNDEMCALVLSIRPQDMSNQGGLLLTHSALNHKYYRCFEQMLLVPDIDWTARDTKGRTALQVAMEGDNNAIVKAIALRSNVNIFATDISNNCCLDKLSEFMSLKQVFVLISEKASAMSLLGKSQKNTFNKRPFAQQLEVLNDQLAAKSTVKELLDIISQLRRANNFHFNKSQSRSISLIFQAHCNDRVFELTPQILAYAQARPKSELQGLSILKTLLGAQYEALKF from the coding sequence TTGGCAGTTTCTTTATGGTCGAGAATTTCACCTGCGAACTGGCTTGGGTATCATGAGTCAGAAGTGGATATGCCACAAGCTCAGGTGCCAGAAAATGTTGCTAATGTTAAGTGCTTTTCTACCAGTGCCTATGCAAATTTAGATGCTTTCCTCGGGAGCGGTGAATTTGATCAATTTCGTGCTGAATATATTAATGACATTGCCACGCTTGAACGACTCGCCATTCAATATACTTCAATAAATCCAAGTGAGATTGCGGCCATTTTGTTAACATTTAAGGATCGTTTATTTGATCGGGTTCACCATAAATATAATGTTTTTGGCTTGCCTATTAAGCAGTACCGAGCGATGGCCTATGGAGAAATCAGAACTCAATTGCACACTTCCCTTTGGTACATCGAGAATGATCCGTCAGTAACAACGGCAATGAAAGGCAAATTATTGGCCAATATGGTGGTAGGACTCACAGAGTGTATTGGTCGTGTTCAGAGTAATGTTGACGGAGCACTGCAAACCTTGTCACAAGAAAGGAAAGGCTTTGACGGGCGGATAAGAAATGTTAAACAAACCATAGCGGAGCAAATTGCTCAAGAATTTTTGAATGCTAAGCAAAACAAAAAAGCTCTCGGCTTTGGGAGCGTATATCATATTCATTTCGGCAACTACTTGCTTAACTGCGTCGCTCATAAATATGGACTGCGAGTTTCTAAAGAAAGCGGCCTACATCATGGTAAAAATCGTGTCACACCATCAATAGAGAGTGAGTTTAAAGAATACATCGAAAATCGACTAACTCATAAAGCCACCTTTGATTTTCTCGCGGAAGAGTATACACAAAAGTTTCATTGTGCTTTTATTGAGCATGTTTGGGGGGGAACGGATAAAGGTTATTATGATCTAGCTAAGTTAGAAGGTAATACCCTTGAAGCATTGAAGAAAGAATTAGAAAAAGAACTCTTGCCAGCTTTAAGAACATTCACTCATAAAGAAGCATTTGGTTTAAGTGAACTGCTGGATAATGACAGTATTGCCGACCCCGTTAGCCCACAACAGGTTCAATTTAACTTAAAAAAAGCCTTAGCAGTGGGTCTACACCTACAAATGAGTGGTTTAAAACCGACAACATTTTCTGTAGAAAGAGAAAAAGGTATGGCTCGTGTTATATGTTGCTTAAGAACCACCGGCAATTACTTTGCATGGTTAGAAATTGAAGGAGAAGCTCAACTCGCTACCTTTAAGCACCTTCCAATCATCGCAAAACTAAAGTGTTCAACAAGCATTAAAATTGAATTATTAAGACAAGCATTGAAAGATGATAGTTCCGATATAACTGAGCTATATCGCTTTGTGCAAAGTCTAACAAAATTTTCAGAATATATAGATTTGGTACTCGTTGTAGATTCCATAAGAGAGCACCTTATCAAAAATCAAGATCAAACGGTTGAATTGATAAAAGCTGAAAAATCTTACCAAACCTTAAAAATCATGGCTGCCCTAGTCCAAAATAATGAAGCGTTGATGCTTGCCGTTTTAGCGCAAAATTTCAAACAAAATTTCAAACTTACTCCTAGCCTGTTAAGGTATTTAAATGACCAAATAATGTTTGTAGGTCTTGGTACTCCTAGGTTTTCAGAGCTTAAAGCGGCGATGATGAAATTAACGTCCCCAAATTTGGAGCTCGTAATCAGTTTAGCGATGATCAATGACGACTCAATGTTACTGAGTTTCTTGTTAGAGCATCACACTCCCAAAATTGGGAATTACCTAACATCGGCGAACCCACTAACACTTAGGCGTTCAGCTTATATATTGCAAATGGCTTTCCATTTGCGAAGTGAGCAATGTTTCAATTTGTTAATTGACCATCCGAAAATCAATGTCAACCAAGTTGATGAACATTTTGGAGTAACCGTATTGCATAAAGCACTTGATGATTCCAGTGACGAATATGCCAAGTGGTTAATACTAAAACCCAGAGTTAATTTGTTCTTACTGAATCAAAAAGGTTTAACCGCATTGATTGAAGCACGAAGGAATGGCTATTTAGAGTCTCAAATTTGTGAGCGAATGACATCCGCTTTTTCTGAGCAGTCAGCTGTTGAACCATCAAATTGTGAATGTTTACCAAAGCACAGAGAATGTGATACCCAACATGGTAATCTTACCGAACAGTTGGAGCAGTTATTTGAATTTATGCAAAAACACCGAGACTTTAAAAGTGTTTATTCAATACTGAGTCCACTGCTAAATGACGATGCGAGCAATGAACTAAAAAATAACATCGATATTTTGTTGAGTTATTGGCTAGATACTCGTTCTGAACTTGAAAGCCAACAGATGTGGATATTTTTGCTAGCACAATCCAAGCTCAACTTTTCTGTATTAGAAAGTTTGAAAAATGCCACCAAAGCACCAGAGTTAGAGCAATTAATTTTGCAAACGAAAGCAAAGCAACATTTGCCACTATCAAGGGAAGAAATTACCTCGTTGGAGAGAAATTTTCTCGAATTTCCAGAAAGTGTAACCCATTGTTTATGGCCCGAACCTTGTTTTCAGCAAATTTTAATCCACGCAATCAGTCAAAATAATTTGTCATTAGTAAAAACTTTGTTGCATATAAAACCTACAATGAATTGCAATGGGACTTTTGAAACCGTAACAGATAAGAATCGGTATTATAAATTCTGCACACCATTAATGTACGCCATGTTAGTCGGTAATGATGAAATGTGCGCTCTAGTACTCAGCATTAGACCTCAAGACATGTCAAACCAAGGAGGATTACTGTTAACTCATAGCGCACTAAATCACAAATACTATCGCTGTTTCGAGCAGATGTTGTTAGTCCCTGATATTGATTGGACTGCCAGAGATACAAAAGGCCGCACAGCGCTACAGGTTGCAATGGAAGGGGATAATAATGCAATCGTTAAAGCAATCGCGCTGAGATCGAATGTGAATATTTTTGCAACGGATATATCAAATAATTGTTGCCTAGATAAATTGTCAGAATTTATGTCTTTGAAGCAAGTGTTTGTACTTATCAGTGAGAAAGCATCAGCAATGTCTTTATTGGGGAAGAGCCAGAAGAATACCTTTAACAAGCGCCCTTTTGCGCAGCAACTTGAAGTGCTGAACGATCAGTTGGCAGCAAAAAGCACTGTTAAAGAGTTGCTTGATATCATTAGTCAACTGCGAAGGGCAAACAATTTTCATTTCAATAAGTCTCAATCACGATCAATTAGTTTGATTTTTCAGGCGCATTGTAATGACCGAGTTTTCGAGTTAACTCCTCAAATTCTGGCCTACGCACAGGCAAGGCCAAAGTCAGAACTTCAAGGACTAAGCATATTGAAGACATTATTAGGCGCACAGTATGAGGCACTCAAATTTTAA
- a CDS encoding sterol desaturase family protein produces the protein MSNYFSSIINEQITYLTLLTYSVAVAAICIEKLRPALTHPIQLQPLQNRTRRVVTNITMHILNIGILPLFSNAVLLFAAEQKCELLPNYPMTQVLLAILSLDLASYAYHIMVHKFRLLWSFHRVHHIDEFLDVSSAFRFHFMENGLSVIIRYGILVALFGLSPIGITVYLLLESIVLIFQHSNIRLSASAEKIIEFVFITPRLHRIHHHHELPYTDSNFGTIFTIWDRIFGTMNRGLSSKEVTIGLKDIEEQPIHRLFFLNVNRKS, from the coding sequence ATGAGTAACTACTTTTCATCTATTATAAATGAGCAAATCACTTATCTAACTTTATTAACTTACTCAGTCGCTGTAGCGGCAATATGCATCGAAAAGCTTCGTCCTGCCCTGACCCATCCGATACAGCTCCAGCCACTACAAAACAGAACGAGAAGAGTGGTGACGAACATCACAATGCATATTTTAAATATCGGAATACTGCCGCTCTTTAGTAATGCGGTGTTGCTCTTTGCGGCGGAACAAAAATGTGAATTGCTGCCAAATTATCCAATGACACAAGTCTTATTGGCAATATTGAGCCTAGATTTGGCTTCATATGCGTACCATATTATGGTTCACAAATTTCGGCTTTTGTGGTCATTTCATCGAGTGCATCATATTGATGAATTTTTAGATGTCAGTAGTGCATTTCGTTTCCATTTTATGGAAAATGGACTTTCTGTGATCATTCGATATGGTATTCTTGTTGCTTTATTTGGGTTATCTCCTATCGGCATCACAGTATACTTGTTGCTTGAGTCTATTGTGTTGATCTTTCAGCATTCAAATATCAGATTATCAGCCAGCGCTGAAAAAATAATTGAATTTGTATTTATAACTCCAAGACTTCATCGCATCCATCACCATCATGAATTGCCTTACACAGATAGCAACTTTGGCACAATATTTACAATTTGGGATAGAATTTTTGGTACCATGAATCGCGGGTTATCCAGTAAAGAAGTCACCATTGGGCTTAAAGATATTGAAGAGCAGCCTATTCATCGATTATTTTTTTTGAATGTGAATCGCAAAAGTTAA